The Deltaproteobacteria bacterium genome contains a region encoding:
- a CDS encoding c-type cytochrome: protein MRPVGQRRRWSGLLAIGAIGLVLAAAASAPGAETDGARLYRLYCASCHGPQGKGDGPDAVIFAAAPRNLHEGFLGKYATDELVERIREGRALNLAFDPTALRARASAVEEVVAHLRRLPAIDWPRVEPGWQLYVERCEICHGQTGRPGATLPPGVHPPRDLSDPAYQRSLSDRQLAVVVRHGRKGMPALAPQVTEAEAKLLAAFVRVLSPGFAEYSRSCANCHGDDGRGVKNLGEVIKLPEVVFDRQYFKQRDPEQLRSRAWHMLAQQKPAMPHYRWTLSEAQARAIVEFLKLSR from the coding sequence ATGAGGCCAGTAGGGCAGCGCCGCCGGTGGTCCGGTCTGCTCGCGATAGGAGCCATAGGTCTGGTTCTGGCGGCGGCAGCGAGTGCGCCCGGCGCGGAAACCGATGGCGCCCGGCTATATCGGCTCTATTGCGCCTCGTGTCACGGGCCGCAGGGCAAGGGGGATGGGCCGGATGCCGTCATCTTCGCCGCCGCGCCGCGCAATCTACACGAAGGCTTCTTGGGGAAGTATGCCACCGACGAGCTGGTCGAGCGTATACGCGAGGGGCGGGCGCTCAACTTGGCGTTCGACCCGACCGCGCTGCGGGCGCGGGCCAGCGCGGTCGAGGAGGTCGTCGCTCACTTACGCCGCTTGCCGGCCATCGACTGGCCGCGAGTCGAGCCGGGGTGGCAGCTGTACGTGGAGCGCTGCGAGATCTGCCACGGCCAGACCGGCCGGCCGGGGGCCACGCTCCCGCCCGGGGTTCACCCGCCGCGCGACTTATCCGATCCCGCTTACCAGCGCTCGCTCAGCGACCGGCAGCTGGCGGTGGTGGTTCGCCACGGGCGCAAAGGCATGCCGGCGCTGGCGCCGCAGGTGACGGAGGCGGAGGCGAAGCTGCTGGCCGCCTTCGTGCGCGTGCTCTCGCCCGGCTTTGCCGAGTACTCGCGCAGCTGCGCCAACTGCCATGGCGACGATGGGCGCGGGGTCAAGAACCTCGGCGAGGTCATCAAGCTGCCCGAAGTGGTCTTCGACCGCCAATACTTCAAGCAGCGCGACCCGGAGCAACTGCGCAGCCGAGCCTGGCACATGCTCGCCCAGCAGAAGCCGGCGATGCCTCACTACCGTTGGACGCTCAGCGAGGCGCAGGCACGGGCGATCGTGGAGTTTCTCAAGCTGAGCCGGTAA